Proteins encoded by one window of Vicia villosa cultivar HV-30 ecotype Madison, WI unplaced genomic scaffold, Vvil1.0 ctg.000813F_1_1, whole genome shotgun sequence:
- the LOC131631328 gene encoding uncharacterized protein LOC131631328, protein MIVLSWNCWGLGNPSVVPNLKYLIRRYKPDVLFMFETISYSNKVEVLRYSLGFDCCFSVNRIGRSGGMAVFWKEHKKCSVQNYSNNHIDMLVEDSIHGNWRLTSFYGFPENSRRRDSWNLIRNLSDSSNLPWCIIGDFNDILSCNEKKGSIERPNWLISGFRQAVQDAGLIDIPLEGYPFTWFKSLGTARAVEERLDRAMTNTNWSTLFPNANLECLTAAYSDHYPILLSCFNDTVHQNVRKSFKFENAWLTEPGFKDFLREKWLNCEHDEITKKIEVC, encoded by the coding sequence ATGATTGTATTAAGCTGGAACTGCTGGGGTCTAGGTAACCCGAGTGTAGTTCCGAATCTTAAATACCTCATCCGAAGATATAAACCGGAtgtattatttatgtttgaaACAATAAGCTATTCTAATAAAGTTGAAGTTTTACGCTATTCTTTGGGATTTGATTGTTGTTTTTCGGTTAATCGTATTGGTAGAAGTGGTGGCATGGCTGTATTTTGGAAAGAGCATAAAAAATGTTCTGTTCAGAATTATTCGAACAATCATATTGACATGTTAGTGGAAGATTCCATTCATGGCAACTGGAGACTTACTAGCTTTTATGGTTTTCCCGAGAATTCTCGGAGAAGGGACTCGTGGAACCTTATTCGCAACCTCTCTGATAGTTCTAATCTGCCTTGGTGCATCATCGGAGATTTCAACGACATTCTTTCCTGCAATGAGAAAAAGGGCAGCATTGAAAGACCAAATTGGTTGATCTCAGGTTTCCGACAAGCTGTTCAGGATGCTGGGCTGATAGACATTCCTTTAGAAGGGTACCCATTCACATGGTTCAAAAGCCTGGGTACTGCCAGGGCAGTGGAAGAACGACTTGACAGAGCTATGACTAATACGAATTGGAGCACCTTGTTTCCGAACGCGAATCTGGAGTGCTTAACAGCAGCCTATTCGGATCACTATCCGATTCTTCTCAGCTGCTTCAATGATACGGTGCATCAGAATGTTAGGAAAAGTTTCAAGTTCGAAAATGCTTGGCTTACGGAACCGGGATTCAAAGATTTTTTGCGTGAGAAATGGCTTAACTGTGAACATGACGAGATTACTAAAAAGATAGAAGTTTGCTGA